The following are encoded in a window of uncultured Sphaerochaeta sp. genomic DNA:
- a CDS encoding M28 family peptidase: MKFPLPRKRKKPPTLVDGQKEKPRQKLETLKAGKLASLALAFTKTLVDLYGPRVAGSDAGHSAAEAIEDAYKHFCDETTKTKFPLDTKAHSQPFTIMIILYPLLVVLMLIGLPWISLLLFIGFCYYVARELYFYRPFVRKNRCNAEGVNVHGVLEPKEEVQHTLIFSSHHDSAPLQRYNQLDWFSYVKNVLFPVGLFIACGVLALVQIFSELLASALFLPNIPSIAQLILLILFLGATPLLFPLRSMYGKEGSPGAGDNLVSVGMTVQLARYFHWRKDCGKPLRNTRLIFCSFDGEEAALQGSRHWYASMADSLIDPIALNFDSVYYSDQITFLEKDVNGTQQLDASLARRCTEIAHSMGYESRSEAIPRLWGGTDAAEASRCGISATTLTAVAWDDRSKPSVQHTRNDVVEAIEPSALERALSIAIKLTDMVDGKRLWEENKEEAEESPPEVSLTFSRLTNR; the protein is encoded by the coding sequence ATGAAGTTCCCTCTTCCAAGAAAACGCAAGAAGCCACCTACGCTGGTGGATGGCCAAAAAGAGAAACCTAGGCAAAAACTCGAGACATTGAAAGCCGGTAAGCTTGCTAGCCTTGCCCTGGCCTTCACCAAGACTCTTGTTGATCTCTATGGCCCAAGGGTAGCCGGTAGTGATGCAGGTCATAGTGCCGCTGAAGCAATTGAGGATGCGTATAAACATTTCTGTGATGAAACAACCAAGACCAAATTCCCTCTCGATACGAAGGCTCATAGTCAACCTTTCACGATTATGATCATCCTCTATCCTCTTTTGGTGGTCCTTATGTTGATTGGACTGCCCTGGATTTCCCTCTTGCTTTTTATCGGTTTTTGCTATTACGTCGCTAGGGAACTCTATTTCTACCGACCTTTTGTCCGTAAAAATCGTTGCAACGCAGAAGGGGTGAATGTCCATGGAGTCCTGGAACCAAAGGAAGAGGTACAACACACGCTTATTTTCAGTTCACATCATGACAGCGCTCCTCTACAACGATACAACCAGCTTGATTGGTTCTCCTACGTAAAAAATGTACTCTTCCCGGTTGGCCTGTTCATTGCTTGCGGAGTGCTGGCCTTGGTTCAGATCTTTTCAGAGCTTCTTGCAAGTGCTTTGTTTTTGCCGAATATTCCTTCCATTGCACAACTCATTCTCCTTATCCTTTTTCTGGGAGCTACCCCCCTGTTGTTTCCCCTGCGGTCCATGTATGGGAAGGAGGGATCTCCTGGAGCTGGGGACAATCTTGTTTCAGTAGGGATGACAGTCCAGCTTGCCAGGTATTTCCATTGGAGGAAGGATTGTGGGAAGCCTCTAAGGAATACCCGACTGATCTTCTGCTCCTTTGACGGGGAGGAAGCAGCACTGCAGGGATCGAGGCATTGGTATGCATCAATGGCTGACTCATTGATTGATCCTATCGCATTGAACTTTGATTCCGTCTACTACAGTGACCAGATAACCTTCCTGGAGAAGGATGTGAATGGAACCCAACAGCTTGATGCTTCCTTGGCAAGGCGCTGTACGGAAATTGCACACTCTATGGGGTATGAATCCAGAAGTGAAGCAATTCCACGCCTGTGGGGCGGCACCGATGCTGCTGAAGCGAGCAGGTGTGGTATTTCAGCCACCACCCTGACCGCAGTTGCTTGGGATGACCGTAGCAAACCATCGGTACAGCATACCCGCAATGACGTAGTGGAAGCGATAGAACCGAGTGCCCTGGAAAGAGCGCTCTCCATTGCCATCAAACTCACTGATATGGTAGATGGAAAAAGATTATGGGAAGAGAATAAGGAAGAAGCGGAGGAATCTCCACCTGAGGTTTCCTTGACCTTCTCAAGGCTTACAAATCGTTAA
- a CDS encoding YigZ family protein, which produces MKILKQRSQCEIEVKKSRFIAIAQPIRELSEIKNLVNETRAEHPGANHVVHAAVVGPKGDLYSYSDDHEPKNTAGRPALEVLKGSSVTNILILIIRYFGGTLLGTGGLVKAYGDSAKEVLSIIKTEELIEKTRFSFTIPYNLYELAKIDLGLLQADIENEEFTTDVTISGALPKTNAEQLSSRITELSGGQCEVSLNDL; this is translated from the coding sequence ATGAAGATACTCAAGCAACGCTCACAGTGTGAGATTGAAGTAAAAAAGTCTCGATTCATAGCTATCGCTCAACCCATCAGGGAACTCTCCGAGATCAAGAACCTGGTTAATGAAACGAGAGCAGAACATCCAGGGGCTAATCATGTTGTTCATGCTGCTGTCGTTGGACCAAAGGGAGATCTCTATAGCTATAGTGATGACCATGAGCCAAAGAATACTGCAGGCAGACCCGCACTTGAGGTACTGAAAGGGAGCAGTGTCACCAATATCCTGATACTCATCATCCGTTACTTCGGAGGAACGTTATTGGGCACTGGAGGTCTGGTAAAAGCCTATGGCGATAGTGCCAAGGAAGTGCTCTCCATTATCAAGACAGAAGAGTTGATTGAGAAAACAAGATTCTCCTTCACGATACCCTATAATCTTTATGAGCTAGCAAAGATTGACCTTGGATTGCTTCAAGCGGATATTGAAAACGAAGAATTCACTACAGATGTTACAATCTCAGGGGCACTGCCAAAAACCAATGCTGAGCAATTATCTTCCAGAATTACTGAACTCTCAGGAGGACAGTGTGAGGTATCTCTTAACGATTTGTAA
- a CDS encoding aldo/keto reductase, producing the protein MKKSSDLALGSWQFGPSHGFWTGSTTQASRLTISAAYKAGIRHFDTAPSYGNGLAEQLLGSVLSGKSAIIDTKFMPKHPSLVAQDVQKSLDRLKRTSINTLYLHWPSSSVDLRPIVESAACLIEQGKVQSLGLSNTPLFLVKSLQGLPITFLQIPCSLLWTRGLKEYKEYAEKQGISLVGYSPLGLGLLSGKYPERPNDSRGNLYVYQDRAYSVFMELLELLSFLAKEKALSMAQLALVWARSQDFTSILIGARSPQQLFPLLETDVISLDEGEKRLLDEVAGRLSACAPPSWDNLFGHRW; encoded by the coding sequence ATGAAGAAGAGCTCTGACCTGGCTCTGGGAAGCTGGCAATTCGGTCCCAGCCATGGATTTTGGACCGGAAGCACCACACAAGCTTCCCGTCTTACGATCAGCGCTGCATACAAGGCAGGTATCAGGCATTTTGATACCGCCCCATCGTATGGAAATGGCCTCGCCGAGCAACTGCTCGGTTCGGTCCTTTCTGGAAAATCAGCCATCATTGATACAAAATTCATGCCCAAACACCCCAGCTTGGTAGCTCAAGATGTCCAGAAAAGTCTCGACCGACTTAAGAGGACCTCGATCAATACCCTGTACCTGCACTGGCCTAGCTCCTCGGTAGACCTTAGACCCATCGTGGAATCTGCAGCATGTCTTATCGAGCAAGGAAAAGTTCAATCCCTTGGACTTTCCAATACCCCTCTCTTCTTAGTGAAAAGTTTGCAGGGTCTTCCCATCACGTTCCTGCAAATACCTTGTTCACTTCTTTGGACAAGGGGACTGAAAGAGTATAAGGAGTATGCAGAGAAACAAGGCATCTCCTTGGTGGGATACAGTCCCCTTGGTCTAGGATTGCTCAGCGGTAAGTATCCCGAGAGGCCCAACGACAGCAGGGGGAATCTCTATGTGTACCAAGATAGAGCCTATTCGGTATTCATGGAATTGCTTGAGCTGCTCTCTTTCCTTGCAAAAGAGAAAGCGCTTAGCATGGCTCAACTTGCCCTGGTCTGGGCCCGGAGCCAGGATTTTACAAGCATCCTTATTGGGGCACGTTCACCCCAGCAGTTGTTCCCGCTCCTGGAAACCGATGTAATCAGCCTTGACGAAGGAGAGAAAAGGTTGTTGGATGAAGTGGCAGGACGATTAAGTGCATGCGCTCCCCCTTCATGGGACAATCTTTTCGGACATAGGTGGTAG